The Paraconexibacter algicola genome includes the window CGTGCACTTCCACGACAAGGACCAGCCGTCCATGTGGGAGAACGCCTACTACTCGGCCGGCACCGACCCGGGAATCGTCGACACCGCGCTTGGACCCGTGGGTGTCGCGAACGGGTTCGAGTGGCTCCGCAGCCGTACCGCGGCCCGCCTCCGGGGTCGCGTGCGGATCGTCGCGGGCGGGATGTGCTTCCCGTCGTTCCCCTCGTGGAAGGCGACCCGGCCGTGGTTCTGGAATCGCGAGCACGCGACGATGGTCGAGCTCGCACGCGAGACGCCCGGTCGCATGGCGCGCGTCGTCGGCGTGCCGTGCGTCATGCCCTCGCACGTCGGCGACATCACGATGAAGACCCCGTTCGCGTCGTGGATCGACTGGCCGACGATCACGCTCGGCGAGACGCAGATCTGCGACGCGCAGGGCACCTCGCTGGGATCGCTGTCGTACGCCGACGGCGAGGGGTACGTGTGCGCGGACCTCGACTGGAGCGGTGCCGCGGAGCCGATGAACCCGGTGCCGCCCCGCTTCTGGATGCCCGTGCTGCCGTGGACGGTCCACGCCGTCTGGTACGCCACCAACGCCCAGGGACGCTGCTCCTACGCGCTGCGCCACCGGCGCGGCGAGCACTGGTGGCAGCAGCCGGGCGCCCACGACGGCAGCGACCTGCCCGACCACGTGCCGGCCGGCATGCTCCCCGACCCGGCCGGCGCGCCGGCGGCGGCCGACGATCCGTCGCTGAGCGCCGCGTAACTTCCGGGTCCGTCGACAGTTGGGCGGGCATGACCCTGCGCTCCACCCTCCTGCTCGCCGCGGCGGGCACGGCCCTGCTCCCCGCCTCGGCGGCCGCCGCGACCCGCCACGCGGCGCCGGACGGCGCCGGCACGGCCTGCACGCAGGCCGCCCCGTGCTCGTTGACGACCGCGGTGAGCGGCGCGACCAGCGGGGACGACGTCGACCTCGGCACCGGGACCTACGGCAGCACCGCCTCGCCCCTGACCACGTCGATCCAGCCGACCGCGCTCGACGTGCACGTGCACGGGGCAGGCCCGGGGCGCCGGGCGACGATCATCTCGACGGCGGTCGATCCGGTCGCGATCACGATGGCGGGCGGAGCCGTCAGCGACCTCACAATCCGTCAGCTGTCCACCGCGAACCACCGCGGCCTGCTGCTGAGCGGCGACACGACCGCGACGCGCGTCGACGTGCGCGTCGTCGGGACCGGTGGCTCGAGCGCCTGTCAGCTGCAGGGCAACGCGGTACTGGCGGACGCGCTCTGCGTCGCGACCGGCCAGTACGCGAACGCGCTGTCGGCTTCGGGAACCCTCAGCGGCCCGAACGCGCCGACCGCCCGCAACGTCACCGCGGTCGTCACGACGCCGGTGCCGGCCGGCAACGACAACTTCGGCAACGCCATCTCGGTGTTCTCGGTCGCGACGCGCCCGACGACCCTGCGGCTGGTGAACGCCGTCGCCGACAGTCCCAACCACGACATCCGCGTCGTCCAGGACACCGCGACCGCCGGCGTCGTGCGCTCCTTCACGGTGGCCGACGACATCAGCCTGGCCGGCGGCGGCTACGCCCTCGGCGGAGCCGGCAACACGGCGGCCGCACCCACCTATGGCGGTGACTACCTGCCGGCGCCCGGATCGGCGATGGTCGACGCGGGCGTGACGGAGCCCGCCAACGGCCTGCTGGACCTGCAGGGGGTCGCCCGGTCGATCGGGCCGGCGACGGACATCGGCGCCTTCGAGCGGCCGCTGGCGCCGGTCGCCGACGCGGCGACGGCCGAGGCGGTCACCCAGACCGGGGCGGGCCTGCGCAGCCGCGTCGACCCGCGCGGCTCGGCGACGACGTACCGCTTCGAGTACGGCCCGACCGCCGCCTACGGGAGCAGGACGCCGGAGCGCACGGCCGCGACGCTCGACCCTGCCCGCGACGTCGCCGAGACGATCGCCGGTCTGACGGCCGGGACGACCTACCACGCGCGGCTCGTCGCCACGAACGCCGCCGGAACGGCCACCGGACCCGACCTGACCTTCGCCACGCCGCCTGCCCCGGTGACCGCGACCCCCGCTCCCGCGGTCACGCCCACTCCGACCCCGGCGCCCGCGCGCGCATGCACGGTCCCGCGCGTGAAGCGCGGCACGACGCTGACCGCGGCGCGTCGGGCCCTGACGCGGGCGGGGTGCCGAATCGCCGCCACCCGCCGCGTGCGGTCCCGCACCGTCCGCACGGGCCGGGTCGTCGGCCTGAGCGTCGCGGCGGGACGGCGGACGACCGCCGCCGTCGCGGTGCGCGTCAGCCGCGGCCGGCGCTAGGTCCCGCCGGAGCGGACGGGACCGCGGTCAGTCGGTCGCGGTCTCCGTCCCGCCCTCGGCCTCGGCCTCGGGCGGCAGCGCGTAGCCGCGCTGGGCCTTGACGACCTGCCCGACCTGGGTCAGGTGCTTGATCTTCGCCGAGACGGTGCTGGCGCTGACGTCGAGGCCGCGCGCGATGTCCCCGGCGGTCGAGCCCGGGTGCGCGCGCAGGAACGCGACCACCTCGGCGACGAGGTCGCGGCGCAGCGGCTTGATCTCCGCGCGCCGCTTGCGGGCCCGTGACGCCTTCTCGACGCGCTTGGTGTGCCGGGCCTTCTCCGGGGACGGGGAGGCGGGCGCGTCGGTGACCGGCAGCTGGGCGGCGTGGTCACGGAAGCTGCGCAGCTGCACCTCCACGTACTCCAGCCGGCCCTGCAGCTCGGCGATCTCGGACGCCAGCTGGGCGCGCTCGGCCTCGAGCGTCTCGATGACCTGGGTGATGCGTGTCGACACGGGGTCTCCTTGGGGGTCGCGCGCCGGCTCAGTGCGGGCGGCGGAGGTTCGCGAACGTGCGCGGGCCGCTGAGGACCGGCACGGGGGCGATGCGCCCGCCGCGAGCGGCGCGCCGCTCGGCCTTCGCGGCGGCGGCACGGCGCTTGAGGCGCTGCATGTCGCGCTCACGCTGGCTCATCGTCGAGAGCTCGGGGAGCACGTCGGTCGCGTCGGCGCGGCGCGGGGTCATGATCGGGGCGTCGGGCACGACGTCGACGGCGAGGCCGGGCTCGATCTCCACCCGCCGCGAGGACTCGTAGTAGCGGCCGTAGCGACCGTCGGCGACGTCCACGACCATGATGTCGGTGTCGGCGCCGTCCACGCGCATCGGCCAGCGCGACGGGCCGCAGCGCAGCAGGTGGTCGTAGTCGACCGGGAGCGTCTCGCGCTCGCCGGGGACGCGGCCGGTCGCGTTCATGCGCTGGAGCGCGCGGACGAGCCGGTCGAGGTTGCGGCGCGAGGGGCCGGGCACGACCGTGATCGAGTCGATGTCGTCGTCCTCCAGCAGGAGGAACTCCACGCCCGAGGCCCGCAGGCCGCGGGCGAGGGCGGTCACGTAGTCGTCGAACTGCTCCGCTCGCATGGTGCGTTGCACCGTAGGCGCGGGCGGAAGGAGTGTCGACCGCGGCAACGACGCTTGCGCGACGTCGCGGTCCGGGCTCAGGCGAATCGCGGGGCGTTGAGGGCGATCCAGTCCTCCATGGCGGCGTCGACGCCGGCACGGTCGCCGGTGGCGAGCAGGTCGAGCAGCAGCCCGCGGGTCAGCGCCAGGCCCGCCCGTGCGAACGCCCGCGCCTGCGCGGGGGGGAGGCCGAGGGCCTCGGCGAGCCGCGCGGTCGGTTCCAGCCACGAGTCGACCGCGCCGGGGAGGAACGCCCCGGTGGGCGGTCGTCCCCGAAGCGCCTGGGCGTAGACCTCGAAGAACAGCCGCTCGCTGGGCCACAGCGACGGGTCCGAGATGTGCGCCCACCAGGCACGCTGCGCGTC containing:
- a CDS encoding carbon-nitrogen hydrolase family protein, whose translation is MSETRRVVAVQLRVERGEVARNLRHIEDIVGQAVREHDPDMLFLPESANAPNIAHPVMRDVTEPLVGPTLATYRRLAREHGCTIGGGYLAVRGAHARGTYAVCEPDGSVHFHDKDQPSMWENAYYSAGTDPGIVDTALGPVGVANGFEWLRSRTAARLRGRVRIVAGGMCFPSFPSWKATRPWFWNREHATMVELARETPGRMARVVGVPCVMPSHVGDITMKTPFASWIDWPTITLGETQICDAQGTSLGSLSYADGEGYVCADLDWSGAAEPMNPVPPRFWMPVLPWTVHAVWYATNAQGRCSYALRHRRGEHWWQQPGAHDGSDLPDHVPAGMLPDPAGAPAAADDPSLSAA
- a CDS encoding choice-of-anchor Q domain-containing protein: MTLRSTLLLAAAGTALLPASAAAATRHAAPDGAGTACTQAAPCSLTTAVSGATSGDDVDLGTGTYGSTASPLTTSIQPTALDVHVHGAGPGRRATIISTAVDPVAITMAGGAVSDLTIRQLSTANHRGLLLSGDTTATRVDVRVVGTGGSSACQLQGNAVLADALCVATGQYANALSASGTLSGPNAPTARNVTAVVTTPVPAGNDNFGNAISVFSVATRPTTLRLVNAVADSPNHDIRVVQDTATAGVVRSFTVADDISLAGGGYALGGAGNTAAAPTYGGDYLPAPGSAMVDAGVTEPANGLLDLQGVARSIGPATDIGAFERPLAPVADAATAEAVTQTGAGLRSRVDPRGSATTYRFEYGPTAAYGSRTPERTAATLDPARDVAETIAGLTAGTTYHARLVATNAAGTATGPDLTFATPPAPVTATPAPAVTPTPTPAPARACTVPRVKRGTTLTAARRALTRAGCRIAATRRVRSRTVRTGRVVGLSVAAGRRTTAAVAVRVSRGRR
- a CDS encoding MarR family transcriptional regulator, which gives rise to MSTRITQVIETLEAERAQLASEIAELQGRLEYVEVQLRSFRDHAAQLPVTDAPASPSPEKARHTKRVEKASRARKRRAEIKPLRRDLVAEVVAFLRAHPGSTAGDIARGLDVSASTVSAKIKHLTQVGQVVKAQRGYALPPEAEAEGGTETATD
- a CDS encoding TetR/AcrR family transcriptional regulator, with the protein product MPGPREKLLDAAIAFVADRGLTDLSLRALAAELGTSHRMLIHHFGSKDGLWVAIVQEVERRQLAAIDDLSVDPTLSFADAQRAWWAHISDPSLWPSERLFFEVYAQALRGRPPTGAFLPGAVDSWLEPTARLAEALGLPPAQARAFARAGLALTRGLLLDLLATGDRAGVDAAMEDWIALNAPRFA